A single genomic interval of Amycolatopsis albispora harbors:
- a CDS encoding FAD-dependent oxidoreductase → MNELSTEILVAGGGLGGVAAALAAARAGHRVVLTEETTWIGGQLTAQAVPPDENPWIERFGSTATYRQLREGIRDYYRRHYPLRAEARGLTELNPGAGRVSKLCHEPRVALAVLEAMLAPQISAGRITVLTEHRPVAAETSGDQIESVRFSDAEGNLLDVHAEYVLDATENGDLLPLAGVEFAVGAEAQSEYDEPNAPEQADPGNLQGITYCFAMSHHSGQNHVIDRPEMYDFWRSYQPDFWPGPLLGFLAPDPRTLEPVPRTFVPNPDTDPLAISADQSADAGDKELWGFRRILARGMHTPGSFDSDITLVNWPLNDYWLRPALEIDGIADADTVAKAHYEAKQLSLSVLYWLQTEVGFPGLKLRHDVTGTADGLAKAAYVRESRRIKAVTTVTEHHVSLDLLGPRGRAHHPDSVGIGSYRIDLHPSTSGDNYVDVASVPFEIPLGALLPRRVENLLPAAKNLGTTHITNGCYRLHPVEWNVGEVAGHLAGFALRRGVPPRKVQADESLFGEFARLLDQAGVERHWPEVRGY, encoded by the coding sequence ATGAACGAACTGTCCACCGAAATCCTCGTCGCCGGTGGTGGCCTCGGCGGGGTCGCCGCCGCGCTGGCCGCCGCCCGTGCCGGGCACCGCGTGGTGCTCACCGAGGAGACCACGTGGATCGGCGGCCAGCTGACCGCGCAGGCCGTGCCGCCGGACGAGAACCCGTGGATCGAGCGCTTCGGCTCCACGGCCACCTACCGGCAGCTGCGCGAAGGCATTCGCGACTACTACCGCCGCCACTACCCGCTGCGTGCCGAAGCCCGCGGCCTCACCGAGCTGAACCCCGGCGCGGGCCGCGTGAGCAAGCTGTGCCACGAACCGCGGGTCGCGCTGGCCGTGCTGGAAGCCATGCTGGCACCGCAGATCAGCGCCGGGCGGATCACGGTGCTGACCGAGCACCGCCCGGTGGCCGCGGAAACCTCCGGCGACCAGATCGAATCGGTGCGGTTCAGCGACGCCGAGGGCAACCTGCTCGACGTCCACGCCGAATACGTGCTCGACGCCACCGAAAACGGCGATCTGCTGCCGCTGGCCGGGGTCGAGTTCGCGGTCGGCGCCGAAGCCCAGTCCGAGTACGACGAACCGAACGCGCCCGAGCAGGCCGATCCCGGCAATCTCCAGGGCATCACCTACTGCTTCGCCATGTCCCACCACAGTGGACAGAACCACGTGATCGACCGCCCGGAGATGTACGACTTCTGGCGCTCGTACCAGCCGGACTTCTGGCCCGGCCCGCTGCTCGGCTTCCTCGCGCCGGACCCGCGCACACTGGAACCGGTGCCGCGCACCTTCGTGCCCAACCCGGACACCGACCCGCTCGCGATCAGCGCCGACCAGAGCGCCGACGCCGGCGACAAGGAGCTGTGGGGCTTCCGCCGCATCCTGGCCAGGGGCATGCACACGCCCGGCTCGTTCGACTCGGACATCACGCTGGTCAACTGGCCGCTCAACGACTACTGGCTGCGTCCCGCGCTGGAGATCGACGGCATCGCCGACGCGGACACGGTCGCCAAGGCGCACTACGAGGCGAAGCAGTTGTCGCTGTCCGTCCTGTACTGGCTGCAGACCGAGGTCGGCTTCCCCGGGCTGAAGCTGCGGCACGACGTCACCGGCACCGCCGACGGGCTGGCCAAAGCCGCCTACGTCCGCGAATCCCGGCGCATCAAGGCGGTCACCACGGTGACCGAGCACCACGTCTCGCTCGACCTGCTCGGCCCGCGCGGCCGCGCGCACCACCCCGATTCGGTCGGCATCGGGAGCTACCGGATCGACCTGCACCCGTCCACCTCCGGGGACAACTACGTGGACGTGGCGAGCGTGCCGTTCGAGATCCCGCTCGGCGCACTGCTGCCGCGGCGGGTGGAGAACCTGTTGCCCGCGGCCAAGAACCTGGGCACCACGCACATCACCAACGGCTGCTACCGGCTGCACCCGGTGGAGTGGAACGTCGGCGAGGTGGCCGGGCACCTGGCCGGGTTCGCCCTGCGCCGCGGGGTGCCGCCCCGCAAGGTGCAGGCCGACGAGTCGCTGTTCGGCGAGTTCGCCCGGCTGCTCGACCAGGCCGGGGTGGAACGCCACTGGCCGGAAGTCCGCGGTTACTGA
- a CDS encoding LacI family DNA-binding transcriptional regulator has protein sequence MTTRRAMPRQADIARAAGVSQATVSVVLSGNRARVRMAEATRLRVLEAAEKLGYVPDPVATRLASSRNHMLGLYTFKTTFPTDVADSYYPILVGVEEEAAALGQDLILFTGRGGADRRAHDATAIRRTRVADGCLFFGRHVPDEAIGGLLESGFPLVYIGRRAELDGRIPFVGADYVSATRQVVERLVHNGHRNIRYLREQDDAPSSTDRERGFRQATAGLPASVHRLDGDGIDLDAWRREGVTAVVVEETDTWTAYNALTLALESRNLTCPDDLSLAVLGRPPVESAAVTGFAVPRREMGRQAVRLLVRLITREIGQDSPAAQQLLPCAPVGGTTVGPVR, from the coding sequence ATGACCACCCGCCGAGCCATGCCCCGCCAGGCGGACATCGCCCGTGCGGCCGGGGTCTCGCAGGCGACCGTCTCGGTGGTGCTCAGCGGCAACCGCGCCCGCGTCCGGATGGCCGAGGCCACCCGCCTGCGCGTGCTCGAAGCCGCGGAGAAGCTCGGTTACGTGCCGGACCCGGTCGCCACGCGGCTGGCGTCCTCGCGCAACCACATGCTCGGCCTGTACACCTTCAAAACCACCTTCCCGACCGACGTCGCCGACTCCTACTACCCGATCCTGGTCGGCGTCGAGGAGGAAGCCGCCGCGCTCGGGCAGGACCTGATCCTGTTCACCGGCCGCGGTGGCGCCGACCGGCGGGCCCACGACGCCACGGCCATCCGGCGGACCCGCGTCGCCGACGGCTGCCTCTTCTTCGGCAGGCACGTGCCGGACGAGGCGATCGGCGGCCTGCTCGAATCCGGCTTCCCGCTTGTCTACATAGGACGCCGGGCCGAGCTGGATGGCCGGATCCCGTTTGTCGGCGCGGACTACGTGTCGGCCACCCGCCAGGTGGTCGAGCGACTGGTCCACAACGGACACCGGAACATCCGGTACCTCCGCGAGCAGGACGACGCCCCGTCGTCCACCGATCGCGAGCGCGGCTTCCGCCAGGCCACCGCCGGGCTGCCCGCGAGCGTGCACCGCCTCGACGGCGACGGCATCGATCTCGACGCCTGGCGGCGCGAGGGCGTGACCGCCGTGGTGGTCGAGGAAACCGACACCTGGACCGCGTACAACGCGCTCACCCTCGCGCTCGAATCCAGGAACCTCACCTGCCCGGACGACCTTTCGCTGGCCGTGCTCGGCAGACCGCCGGTGGAATCCGCCGCGGTCACCGGCTTCGCCGTGCCACGCCGCGAAATGGGCAGGCAGGCCGTGCGCCTGCTGGTCCGCCTGATCACCCGCGAAATCGGCCAGGACTCCCCGGCCGCCCAGCAACTCCTGCCCTGTGCACCGGTCGGCGGCACCACCGTCGGCCCAGTCCGCTGA
- a CDS encoding hydantoinase/oxoprolinase family protein gives MTATTQAVRIGIDVGGTFTDAVAVDARTFTLLGQVKVPTSHDHADGVAHGILTALRELHERTGIDPGAVSFLAHGTTQATNALLEGDVATVGIAGIGHGFDGWATGRLRSLRKLELAPGRPLPIRYAAVKDAEHAQAVKEAVAKLHSDGAEVIVAVEPFSVDDPSGERAVVGEARSQHLPATATHEITGLYGLSKRARTAVLNAGIMPRMIETADLVDRSVAAAGITAPLMVMRGDGGVMSLEEMRKRPLLTALSGPAAGVAGALMGERLSEGIFLETGGTSTDISVVRRGKVQVRHAKLGGRETYLPALDVRTVGIGGGSLIRVSGQSVTAVGPRSAHIAGLPYACFADALDGAKLITVSPKEGDPADYAALETADGKRYAITLTCAANALGVVPDGSYAHADPATAKAALAPLAAALGLDVERAATAVLEQATKPVKAVVDELVEAYRLDAVTLVGGGGGAAAVTPFLGRSSTMDWRIAAHSEVISPLGAALAMVRESVERIVPNPSHGDVLATRAEAERAVVAQGADPAGVDVDVTVDPQRNLIRAVATGATELRTKDRAEKLDEAKVRQEVARSISVEPEAVRELAATPHHRVWGAKTRKTGFLGRFSRPAEQIRVVDGEGVIRLHLSGAHLAETTAGEANARLTDLVTEHTSVGDGGSRAPAVYLLAGPKIADLSGVLDREQLLALIGAELGTRQPDEPLVALLEDRR, from the coding sequence ATGACTGCAACGACGCAGGCCGTCCGGATCGGGATCGACGTCGGCGGCACCTTCACCGACGCGGTGGCCGTGGACGCGCGGACCTTCACCCTGCTCGGGCAGGTCAAGGTCCCCACCAGCCACGACCACGCCGACGGGGTGGCGCACGGCATCCTCACCGCGCTGCGGGAACTGCACGAGCGGACTGGGATCGATCCCGGCGCGGTGTCGTTCCTGGCGCACGGCACCACGCAGGCGACGAACGCGCTGCTCGAAGGCGATGTGGCCACCGTCGGCATCGCCGGGATCGGGCACGGCTTCGACGGCTGGGCCACCGGGCGGCTGCGGTCGCTGCGCAAGCTGGAACTCGCACCCGGCCGCCCGCTGCCGATCCGGTACGCGGCGGTGAAGGACGCGGAGCACGCGCAGGCGGTCAAGGAAGCCGTCGCGAAGCTGCATTCCGATGGCGCGGAAGTGATCGTGGCGGTGGAACCGTTCAGTGTGGACGATCCGTCCGGGGAACGCGCGGTGGTCGGCGAGGCGCGTTCGCAGCACCTCCCGGCGACCGCGACGCACGAGATCACCGGCCTCTATGGACTGTCCAAACGCGCCAGGACGGCGGTGCTCAACGCCGGGATCATGCCGCGCATGATCGAAACCGCCGACCTGGTGGACCGCAGCGTCGCCGCCGCGGGCATCACCGCGCCGCTGATGGTGATGCGTGGTGACGGCGGCGTGATGTCGCTGGAGGAAATGCGGAAGCGCCCGTTGCTCACCGCGCTTTCCGGCCCGGCGGCCGGGGTGGCCGGTGCGTTGATGGGCGAACGGCTCAGCGAGGGCATCTTCCTGGAAACCGGCGGTACGTCCACCGACATCAGCGTGGTGCGCCGGGGCAAGGTGCAGGTCCGGCACGCGAAACTGGGCGGGCGCGAGACCTACCTGCCCGCGCTCGACGTGCGCACGGTCGGCATCGGTGGTGGCTCGCTGATCCGCGTCTCCGGCCAGTCGGTCACCGCGGTCGGGCCGCGAAGCGCGCACATCGCGGGACTGCCGTACGCCTGCTTCGCCGACGCGCTCGACGGCGCGAAGCTGATCACCGTTTCGCCCAAGGAAGGCGATCCCGCCGACTACGCCGCACTGGAAACCGCGGACGGCAAGCGGTATGCGATCACGTTGACCTGCGCCGCCAACGCGCTCGGTGTGGTGCCGGACGGCAGCTACGCGCACGCCGATCCGGCCACCGCCAAGGCGGCACTCGCCCCGCTCGCCGCGGCGCTCGGGCTGGACGTCGAGCGGGCCGCGACGGCCGTGCTGGAGCAGGCCACCAAGCCGGTCAAGGCAGTCGTCGACGAACTGGTCGAAGCGTACCGGCTCGACGCGGTCACCCTGGTCGGTGGCGGTGGTGGCGCGGCGGCGGTCACCCCGTTCCTCGGTCGTTCGTCCACTATGGACTGGCGGATCGCGGCGCACAGCGAGGTGATCAGCCCGCTCGGCGCGGCGCTGGCGATGGTGCGGGAGTCGGTCGAGCGGATCGTGCCGAACCCGTCGCACGGTGACGTGCTGGCCACCCGCGCGGAAGCCGAACGGGCCGTGGTCGCGCAGGGCGCCGATCCCGCCGGGGTGGACGTCGACGTGACGGTCGATCCGCAGCGGAACCTGATCCGCGCGGTGGCCACCGGCGCGACCGAGCTGCGTACCAAGGACCGCGCCGAGAAGCTGGACGAAGCCAAGGTGCGGCAGGAGGTCGCCCGGTCGATCAGCGTCGAACCCGAAGCGGTGCGGGAACTCGCGGCCACGCCGCACCACCGGGTCTGGGGCGCGAAGACCCGCAAAACCGGTTTCCTGGGCAGGTTCTCGCGGCCCGCCGAGCAGATCCGGGTGGTGGACGGCGAAGGCGTGATCCGGCTGCACCTGTCCGGCGCGCACCTCGCCGAGACCACGGCCGGTGAGGCCAACGCGCGGCTGACCGACCTGGTCACCGAGCACACGTCCGTCGGCGACGGCGGTTCCCGGGCGCCGGCGGTGTACCTGCTGGCCGGGCCGAAGATCGCGGACCTGTCCGGGGTGCTCGACCGGGAGCAGCTGCTCGCGCTGATCGGCGCCGAACTCGGCACCCGGCAACCGGACGAGCCGCTGGTCGCGTTGCTGGAGGACCGGCGATGA